The following proteins are co-located in the Callithrix jacchus isolate 240 chromosome 10, calJac240_pri, whole genome shotgun sequence genome:
- the LOC100396328 gene encoding LOW QUALITY PROTEIN: olfactory receptor 52L1-like (The sequence of the model RefSeq protein was modified relative to this genomic sequence to represent the inferred CDS: substituted 1 base at 1 genomic stop codon), which yields MTLVSFSSFFSKPLIMTLSNSSWRPPQPSFFLVGIPGLEESQHWIALPMGILYLLALVGNATILFIIWMDPSLHRPMYLFLSMLAAIDLVLASSTAPKALAVLLVHAHEIGYTVCLIXMFFIHAFSSMESGVLVAMALDHYVAICHPLHHSMILHPGVIGRIGMAVLVRGLLLLIPFPILLQKLIFCQATVIGHAYCEHMAVVKLACSETTVNRAYGLTVALLVVGLDVLAIGVSYAHILQAVLKVPGSEARLKAFGTCGSHVCVILIFYVPGIFSFLTHHFGHHIPHHVHVLLATLYLLVPPALNPLVYGVKTQQICQRVLRMFTQKN from the coding sequence AtgactttggtttctttttcctctttcttctccaagCCATTGATAATGACCCTTAGCAATTCCAGTTGGAGGCCAccccagccttcttttttcctGGTAGGGATTCCGGGTTTAGAGGAAAGCCAGCACTGGATCGCACTGCCCATGGGCATCCTTTACCTCCTCGCTCTAGTGGGCAATGCTACCATTCTCTTCATCATCTGGATGGACCCCTCCTTGCACCGACCTATGTACCTCTTCCTGTCCATGCTAGCTGCCATCGACCTGGTTCTGGCCTCCTCCACTGCACCCAAAGCCCTTGCAGTGCTCCTGGTTCACGCCCATGAGATTGGGTACACTGTCTGCCTGATCTAGATGTTCTTCATCCATGCATTCTCCTCCATGGAGTCGGGGGTACTTGTGGCCATGGCTCTGGATCACTATGTAGCCATCTGTCACCCCTTGCACCATTCCATGATCCTGCATCCAGGGGTCATAGGACGCATTGGAATGGCGGTGCTGGTGCGGGGATTACTACTCCTCATCCCCTTCCCCATTCTGTTGCAAAAACTTATCTTCTGCCAGGCCACTGTCATAGGCCATGCCTATTGTGAACATATGGCTGTTGTGAAACTTGCCTGCTCAGAAACCACGGTGAACCGAGCTTATGGACTGACTGTGGCCTTGCTTGTGGTTGGGCTGGATGTCCTGGCCATTGGTGTTTCCTATGCCCACATCCTCCAGGCAGTGCTGAAGGTACCAGGGAGTGAGGCCCGACTTAAGGCCTTTGGCACATGTGGATCTCATGTTTGTGTGATTCTCATCTTCTATGTCCCTGGAATTTTCTCCTTCCTCACTCACCACTTTGGCCATCACATACCCCATCACGTTCATGTTCTTTTGGCCACATTGTATCTTCTTGTGCCACCTGCACTCAACCCTCTTGTCTATGGGGTGAAGACTCAGCAGATCTGTCAGCGAGTGCTCAGGATGTTTACCCAAAAGAATTAA
- the LOC100395971 gene encoding olfactory receptor 56A5 has product MTLPSNHSTSPVSEFFLICFPNFQSWQHWLSLPLSLLFLLAMVANATLLITIYLEASLQQPLYYLLSLLSLLDIVLCLTVIPKVLAIFWFNFRSISFPACFLQMFIMNSFLTMESCMFMVMAYDRYVAICKPLQYSSIITDQFVARAAIFVVARNGLLTMPIPILSSQLRYCAGHIIKNCICTNVSVSKLSCDDTTLNQCYQFVIGWTLLGSDLILIVLSYFFILKTVLRIKAKGAMAKTLGTCGSHFILILFFTTVLLVLVITNLARKRIPPDVPILLNILHHLIPPALNPIVYGVRTKEIKQGIQNLLRRL; this is encoded by the coding sequence ATGACTTTACCCAGCAACCACTCCACTTCCCCAGTCTCTGAGTTCTTCCTCATTTGTTTCCCCAATTTCCAGAGCTGGCAGCACTGGCTGTCCCTGCccctcagcctcctcttcctcctggccaTGGTGGCCAACGCCACTCTCCTGATCACCATCTATTTGGAGGCCTCTCTGCAGCAGCCCTTGTACTACCTGCTCAGCCTCCTCTCTCTGCTGGACATTGTGCTCTGTCTCACTGTTATCCCTAAGGTCCTGGCCATCTTCTGGTTCAACTTCAGGTCGATCAGCTTCCCTGCCTGCTTCCTCCAGATGTTCATCATGAACAGTTTTCTGACCATGGAGTCCTGCATGTTCATGGTCATGGCCTATGACCGCTATGTGGCCATCTGTAAGCCCCTACAGTACTCATCTATCATCACTGATCAATTTGTGGCTAGGGCTGCCATCTTTGTTGTGGCCAGGAATGGCCTTCTTACTATGCCTATCCCCATACTTTCTTCTCAACTCCGATACTGTGCAGGACACATTATCAAGAACTGCATCTGTACTAATGTGTCTGTTTCCAAACTCTCTTGTGATGACACCACCTTGAATCAGTGCTACCAGTTTGTTATAGGTTGGACTCTTCTGGGCTCTGACCTCATCCTCattgttctctcttatttttttatcttgaaaaCTGTGCTAAGGATTAAGGCTAAGGGAGCTATGGCCAAAACTCTAGGTACTTGTGGTTCCCACTTCATTCTTATCCTTTTCTTCACCACAGTCCTGCTGGTTCTGGTCATCACTAACCTGGCCAGGAAGAGAATTCCTCCTGATGTCCCCATCCTGCTCAACATCCTGCACCACCTCATTCCCCCAGCTCTGAACCCCATTGTTTATGGTGTGAGAACCAAGGAGATCAAGCAGGGAATCCAGAACCTGCTGAGGAGgttgtaa
- the LOC100397057 gene encoding olfactory receptor 56A4, whose amino-acid sequence MASPSNDSTAPVSEFLLICFSNFQSWQHWLSLPLSLLFLLAMGANAILLITIWLEACLHQPLYYLLSLLSLLDIMLCLTVIPKVLAIFWFDLRSISFPACFLQMFIMNSFLTMESCTFMVMAYDRYVAICHPLRYPSIITDKFVARAVVFVIARNAFVSLPVPMLSARLRYCAGNAIKNCICTNLSVSRLSCDDITFNQLYQFVAGWTLLGSDLILIFISYSFILKVVLRIKAEGAVTKALSTCGSHFILILFFSTVLLVLVITNLARKRIPPDIPILLNILHHLIPPALNPIVYGVRTKEIKQGIQNLLRRFVGVGRFRSTFGVVNEK is encoded by the coding sequence ATGGCATCACCCAGCAATGACTCCACTGCCCCAGTCTCTGAATTCCTCCTCATCTGCTTCTCCAATTTCCAGAGTTGGCAACACTGGCTGTCCCTGCccctcagcctcctcttcctcctggccaTGGGGGCCAACGCCATCCTCCTGATCACCATCTGGCTGGAGGCCTGTCTGCACCAGCCCCTGTACTACCTGCTCAGCCTCCTCTCCCTGCTGGACATCATGCTCTGCCTCACTGTCATCCCCAAGGTCCTGGCCATCTTCTGGTTTGATCTCAGGTCAATCAGCTTCCCTGCCTGCTTCCTCCAGATGTTCATCATGAACAGTTTTCTGACCATGGAGTCCTGCACGTTCATGGTCATGGCCTATGACCGCTATGTGGCCATCTGCCATCCATTGAGATACCCATCTATCATCACTGACAAGTTTGTGGCTAGGGCTGTGGTCTTTGTTATAGCCCGAAATGCCTTTGTTTCTCTTCCTGTTCCCATGCTTTCTGCAAGGCTCAGATACTGTGCAGGAAACGCAATCAAGAACTGCATCTGCACTAACCTGTCTGTGTCCAGACTCTCTTGTGATGACATCACTTTCAATCAGCTCTACCAGTTTGTGGCAGGCTGGACCTTGTTGGGCTCTGACCTTATCCTTATTTTTATCTCCTATTCTTTTATACTGAAAGTTGTGCTAAGGATCAAGGCAGAGGGTGCTGTGACCAAGGCCTTGAGCACCTGTGGTTCCCACTTCATCCTCATCCTCTTCTTCAGCACAGTGCTGCTGGTTCTGGTCATCACGAACCTGGCCAGGAAGAGAATTCCTCCTGACATCCCCATCCTGCTCAACATCTTGCACCACCTCATTCCCCCAGCTCTGAACCCCATTGTTTATGGTGTGAGAACCAAGGAGATCAAGCAGGGAATCCAAAACCTGCTGAGGAGGTTTGTAGGAGTAGGAAGGTTTAGATCGACTTTTGGAGTtgttaatgaaaaatag
- the LOC100395612 gene encoding olfactory receptor 56A3 has product MTAHQNGTLSTEASDFLLNCFIGSPSWQQWLSLPLSLLFLLAVGANATLLITIRLEASLHQPLYYLLSLLSLLDIVLCLTVIPKVLAIFWFDLRHISFPACFLQMYIMNCFLAMESCTFMLMAYDRYVAICHPLRYPSIITDQFVIKAAVFILTRNVLMTLPIPILSAQLCYCGRNVIENCICANMSVSRLSCDDVTINRLYQFAVGWTLLGCDLILIFLSYILILRAVLRLKAEGAVAKALSTCGSHFILILFFSTILLVFVLTHVAKKKVSPDVPVLLNVLHHVIPAALNPIVYGVRTQEIKQGIQRLLKKGC; this is encoded by the coding sequence ATGACAGCACACCAAAATGGCACCCTCTCCACTGAAGCTTCAGACTTCCTCTTGAATTGCTTTATCGGATCCCCCAGCTGGCAGCAATGGCTGTCCCTGCccctcagcctcctcttcctcttggCCGTGGGAGCCAATGCCACCCTCCTGATCACCATCCGGCTGGAGGCCTCTCTGCACCAGCCCCTGTACTATCTGCTCAGCCTTCTCTCCCTGCTGGACATCGTGCTCTGCCTCACCGTCATCCCCAAGGTCCTGGCCATCTTCTGGTTTGACCTCAGGCACATCAGTTTCCCTGCCTGCTTCCTCCAGATGTACATCATGAATTGTTTCCTGGCCATGGAGTCCTGCACATTCATGCTCATGGCTTATGATCGTTATGTAGCCATCTGCCACCCACTGAGATATCCATCAATCATCACTGATCAATTTGTAATCAAGGCTGCCGTGTTTATTTTGACCAGAAATGTGCTTATGACTCTGCCCATTCCCATCCTCTCAGCACAACTCTGTTATTGTGGGAGAAATGTCATTGAGAACTGCATCTGTGCCAATATGTCTGTTTCCAGACTCTCCTGTGATGATGTCACCATCAATCGCCTCTACCAATTTGCTGTAGGCTGGACTCTGCTAGGGTGTGACCTCATCCTCATCTTCCTCTCCTACATCCTCATTCTGAGAGCTGTGCTGAGACTCAAGGCAGAGGGTGCTGTGGCAAAGGCCCTAAGCACATGTGGCTCCCACTTTATTCTCATCCTATTCTTCAGCACCATCCTTCTGGTTTTTGTCCTCACACACGTGGCTAAGAAGAAAGTCTCCCCTGATGTGCCAGTCTTGCTCAATGTTCTCCACCATGTCATCCCTGCAGCCCTTAACCCCATTGTTTATGGAGTGAGAACCCAAGAGATCAAGCAAGGAATCCAGAGGCTGTTGAAGAAAGGGTGCTAA